One genomic window of Cannabis sativa cultivar Pink pepper isolate KNU-18-1 chromosome 2, ASM2916894v1, whole genome shotgun sequence includes the following:
- the LOC115719642 gene encoding laccase-13 isoform X1: MEAFKLSLKPWSSCFSLGIFVLFALLACFADAETHYHQFVVQQAPITRLCRTRNRITVNGMFPGPTLEVRNGDSLVIKVVNSAQYNVTMHWHGIRQLQNPWADGPESVTQCAIQPGAAYTYRFTIIDQEGTLWWHAHSRWLRATVYGALIIYPKLGSPYPFPTPKKEFPILLGEWWDRNPMDVLRQAQFTGGAPNVSDAYTMNGQPGDLYACSSKETVRIPVDTKETILLRVINSALNQELFFAVANHQLTVVAADAMYTKPFNTRVIMIGPGQTTDVLLTADQTPAHYYLAARAYQTAMNAAFDNTTTTAILEYKAASCKKGNSTPRPILPQLPAFNDTATARAFTTGLRSPSKADVPTKIDVSLYFTVGLGLNNCSNPNSPRCQGPNGTRFAASMNNVSFVFPRRTSLMQAYYQGIPGVFTTDFPPVPPVQFDYTGNVPRGLWQPSTGTKLYKLKYGSSVQIVLQDTSIVTTEDHPMHLHGYHFYVVGSGFGNFNPQSDPANFNLFDPAQRNTVGTPPGGWVAIRFVADNPGIWLMHCHLDAHLSLGLAMAFLVENGSGRLQSVIPPPADLPRC; encoded by the exons ATGGAAGCTTTCAAACTCAGTCTCAAGCCTTGGTCCTCTTGCTTTTCACTTGGCATCTTTGTTTTGTTTGCTTTACTAGCTTGTTTTGCAGATGCTGAAACTCACTACCATCAATTTGTT GTTCAACAAGCACCGATAACGCGGCTATGTAGGACCCGTAATAGAATCACAGTCAATGGGATGTTCCCGGGACCGACATTGGAAGTCAGAAATGGAGATTCTCTAGTGATCAAAGTTGTAAATAGTGCACAATACAATGTTACCATGCACTG GCATGGCATACGACAGCTGCAGAATCCATGGGCAGACGGGCCAGAGTCTGTCACTCAGTGCGCAATCCAACCTGGTGCAGCCTACACATATAGGTTCACAATCATAGACCAAGAGGGAACATTGTGGTGGCATGCTCACAGCAGATGGCTTAGAGCTACTGTTTATGGAGCTCTCATTATTTATCCTAAATTGGGTTCTCCATATCCATTTCCTACACCCAAGAAAGAATTTCCAATTCTTCTTG GGGAATGGTGGGACAGAAACCCCATGGATGTCTTGAGGCAGGCACAGTTCACAGGAGGAGCACCAAATGTATCTGATGCATATACAATGAATGGTCAGCCCGGTGATCTATATGCATGCTCAAGCAAAG AAACTGTGAGAATACCAGTGGATACAAAGGAGACAATTCTCTTAAGGGTCATCAACTCTGCACTCAATCAAGAACTTTTCTTTGCTGTTGCCAACCACCAGTTGACTGTTGTGGCTGCCGATGCTATGTACACAAAGCCTTTCAATACTCGGGTCATTATGATAGGACCTGGTCAAACAACGGATGTCCTTCTCACAGCTGATCAGACACCAGCCCACTACTACTTGGCAGCACGTGCCTACCAAACTGCTATGAATGCTGCCTTTGACAACACCACCACCACTGCAATCCTTGAGTACAAGGCTGCATCTTGCAAGAAAGGGAATTCAACTCCAAGACCAATCTTACCACAATTACCAGCATTCAATGACACAGCCACTGCAAGAGCCTTTACTACTGGGCTCAGAAGTCCTTCAAAGGCTGATGTCCCTACGAAAATAGATGTGAGCCTTTACTTCACAGTGGGTTTAGGACTAAACAACTGTTCGAATCCAAATAGCCCTCGTTGCCAAGGCCCTAATGGAACTCGCTTTGCCGCTAGCATGAACAATGTCTCTTTTGTATTCCCAAGAAGGACTTCTCTAATGCAGGCTTACTACCAAGGTATACCTGGAGTCTTCACCACTGACTTTCCTCCTGTCCCCCCTGTGCAATTCGATTACACCGGTAATGTGCCACGAGGACTATGGCAGCCATCTACTGGAACAAAGCTATACAAGCTGAAATACGGTTCTAGTGTACAAATTGTATTGCAGGACACAAGTATCGTCACAACAGAAGACCACCCCATGCATCTTCACGGATACCATTTCTATGTTGTTGGATCCGGTTTTGGCAACTTCAACCCACAAAGCGACCCAGCTAACTTCAACCTCTTTGACCCAGCACAGAGGAATACTGTTGGAACTCCTCCAGGTGGATGGGTAGCCATTCGTTTTGTTGCTGACAACCCAG GAATTTGGTTGATGCACTGTCATCTTGACGCTCACCTTTCCCTGGGTTTAGCAATGGCTTTTCTAGTTGAAAATGGATCTGGACGATTACAATCTGTGATACCTCCCCCTGCAGATCTTCCCCGATGTTAA
- the LOC115719642 gene encoding laccase-3 isoform X2, translating into MFPGPTLEVRNGDSLVIKVVNSAQYNVTMHWHGIRQLQNPWADGPESVTQCAIQPGAAYTYRFTIIDQEGTLWWHAHSRWLRATVYGALIIYPKLGSPYPFPTPKKEFPILLGEWWDRNPMDVLRQAQFTGGAPNVSDAYTMNGQPGDLYACSSKETVRIPVDTKETILLRVINSALNQELFFAVANHQLTVVAADAMYTKPFNTRVIMIGPGQTTDVLLTADQTPAHYYLAARAYQTAMNAAFDNTTTTAILEYKAASCKKGNSTPRPILPQLPAFNDTATARAFTTGLRSPSKADVPTKIDVSLYFTVGLGLNNCSNPNSPRCQGPNGTRFAASMNNVSFVFPRRTSLMQAYYQGIPGVFTTDFPPVPPVQFDYTGNVPRGLWQPSTGTKLYKLKYGSSVQIVLQDTSIVTTEDHPMHLHGYHFYVVGSGFGNFNPQSDPANFNLFDPAQRNTVGTPPGGWVAIRFVADNPGIWLMHCHLDAHLSLGLAMAFLVENGSGRLQSVIPPPADLPRC; encoded by the exons ATGTTCCCGGGACCGACATTGGAAGTCAGAAATGGAGATTCTCTAGTGATCAAAGTTGTAAATAGTGCACAATACAATGTTACCATGCACTG GCATGGCATACGACAGCTGCAGAATCCATGGGCAGACGGGCCAGAGTCTGTCACTCAGTGCGCAATCCAACCTGGTGCAGCCTACACATATAGGTTCACAATCATAGACCAAGAGGGAACATTGTGGTGGCATGCTCACAGCAGATGGCTTAGAGCTACTGTTTATGGAGCTCTCATTATTTATCCTAAATTGGGTTCTCCATATCCATTTCCTACACCCAAGAAAGAATTTCCAATTCTTCTTG GGGAATGGTGGGACAGAAACCCCATGGATGTCTTGAGGCAGGCACAGTTCACAGGAGGAGCACCAAATGTATCTGATGCATATACAATGAATGGTCAGCCCGGTGATCTATATGCATGCTCAAGCAAAG AAACTGTGAGAATACCAGTGGATACAAAGGAGACAATTCTCTTAAGGGTCATCAACTCTGCACTCAATCAAGAACTTTTCTTTGCTGTTGCCAACCACCAGTTGACTGTTGTGGCTGCCGATGCTATGTACACAAAGCCTTTCAATACTCGGGTCATTATGATAGGACCTGGTCAAACAACGGATGTCCTTCTCACAGCTGATCAGACACCAGCCCACTACTACTTGGCAGCACGTGCCTACCAAACTGCTATGAATGCTGCCTTTGACAACACCACCACCACTGCAATCCTTGAGTACAAGGCTGCATCTTGCAAGAAAGGGAATTCAACTCCAAGACCAATCTTACCACAATTACCAGCATTCAATGACACAGCCACTGCAAGAGCCTTTACTACTGGGCTCAGAAGTCCTTCAAAGGCTGATGTCCCTACGAAAATAGATGTGAGCCTTTACTTCACAGTGGGTTTAGGACTAAACAACTGTTCGAATCCAAATAGCCCTCGTTGCCAAGGCCCTAATGGAACTCGCTTTGCCGCTAGCATGAACAATGTCTCTTTTGTATTCCCAAGAAGGACTTCTCTAATGCAGGCTTACTACCAAGGTATACCTGGAGTCTTCACCACTGACTTTCCTCCTGTCCCCCCTGTGCAATTCGATTACACCGGTAATGTGCCACGAGGACTATGGCAGCCATCTACTGGAACAAAGCTATACAAGCTGAAATACGGTTCTAGTGTACAAATTGTATTGCAGGACACAAGTATCGTCACAACAGAAGACCACCCCATGCATCTTCACGGATACCATTTCTATGTTGTTGGATCCGGTTTTGGCAACTTCAACCCACAAAGCGACCCAGCTAACTTCAACCTCTTTGACCCAGCACAGAGGAATACTGTTGGAACTCCTCCAGGTGGATGGGTAGCCATTCGTTTTGTTGCTGACAACCCAG GAATTTGGTTGATGCACTGTCATCTTGACGCTCACCTTTCCCTGGGTTTAGCAATGGCTTTTCTAGTTGAAAATGGATCTGGACGATTACAATCTGTGATACCTCCCCCTGCAGATCTTCCCCGATGTTAA
- the LOC115719643 gene encoding SWR1 complex subunit 6, which produces MDDDVSNPSRRMSSRTRKVAPKMVAALASTDNRTQAALARLEALENDNAGIETVEVNDEDEDSLDEDDQAYMQKKHSKTMKRKTRQAKALEARKAPRSFIELLHEANLESLPPNVPSYLKAAVGPPSSTSRRHYCTVCGSAAKYTCVRCGIRFCSCRCQTIHNDTRCLKFVA; this is translated from the exons ATGGACGACGACGTTTCGAACCCATCGCGTCGCATGTCGAGTCGCACACGGAAGGTCGCTCCGAAGATGGTTGCGGCGCTTGCTAGCACTGACAACCGTACCCag GCAGCTCTAGCTCGTCTTGAAGCCTTGGAGAATGATAATGCCGGTATTGAAACAGTTGAAGTTAATGACGAAGACGAGGATTCTCTCGACGAAGACGATCAAG CGTACATGCAAAAGAAACATTCCAAGACCATGAAGCGCAAAACACGACAAGCAAAAGCCCTCGAGGCTAGGAAAGCGCCAAGATCATTTATTGAGCTTCTACATGAG GCCAATTTGGAATCTTTGCCTCCCAATGTTCCCTCGTATCTAAAGGCCGCTGTAGGACCTCCGAGCTCAACCTCTCGCCGGCATTACTGTACGGTTTGTGGTTCTGCTGCTAAATATACTTGTGTGAGGTGTGGTATACGCTTTTGTTCATGTCGTTGCCAGACTATACATAATGATACTCGTTGTCTTAAGTTTGTTGCCTGA